The genomic window CTGCGGTGAATCTTGCCTTTTCCATCTGTTTTGTATCTCCAGTTTGGATCCACCATTTTAAGATATGTCTGGCTTAGTTCATAGAGTTCATGGTGTTCATCGATTTCTTAAGAGTTTCTGTTCTTCCTGAAGTTTGCCCCATTGTGGAGTTTGTTTGGAAAACTCCTTTTAACGTTATACATGTCACAGCCAACTTCATATTAAAAATCCTTTCTATGAGCAAAGTTATGCAGAGAGGAAAGTACTTGCTCAAGTTCTTCAAACTTCACCTATACTTACTTGTGGCTGCTTATAAATTATCTACACAACCAAAGTGACCTGTGCCATACTAGTGTTGTTGTTGAATTATAGGGAGGCAAAGCATCAGTGTGGCTCTACAACTCATTAGTCCCAATGGCTGTGCTTAACTGCTGCTAAAAGAAATGCCACTTAATAAGCAACTCATCAAGTTTTGCCTTAGCTGGTTCAATACTTGAGGGTATTGACTCTGGTACAGCATTTGGGACTTGTTAAGATCCTGGAACCCAATAGATGCGGTTGGTAACTTGGTAAATGCCTCATGCCTAGTTTCCAGCACTTACATTGTGAATCTGCAACATATGTCTTAAGAAtttcctcttccttctcctcctcctcttcttcttcttcttctttgataagcTTGTAAGTTGCAGGGCTTAATTAGAAgtcttttttctttaataaatggTTTGAACAGACCAGAAATGTACAAATCAAGGGTTCTAGAACTCAATGCAAGTGATGATCGTGGAATTAATGTTGTGCGgacaaaaatcaaagattttgcTGCTGTTGCTGTGGGTTCTGGATCTCGACAAGGGTAAACttcatattaatttaaaataaagatatatcTGTTTGCCTCGACTTATAAttgtttctttaatttcttctaaattattttcttatttgttgTAGTGGTTATCCATGCCCACCTTACAAGATCATTATTCTAGATGAGGCTGATTCAATGACTGAAGATGCACAAGTATATTATTGCATCCAATTGCCTTTACTTCTTTAGTTTAGTTTCTTGTGATGCCATTGCTGCTCTTAATGGGGTACTGGTTGCATAAATCTGCCTGACAGAATGCTTTGAGGCGTACTATGGAAACTTACTCCAAAGTTACAAGATTCTTCTTTATATGTAACTATATCAGCAGGTGATTTCTTCTCTACCACTGACGTAACATATGCATTGTATGCTTGTAATTAGtgaataatttatttaatttctattttatagGATTATAGAGCCACTTGCTTCCAGATGTGCAAAGTTTAGGTTCAAGCCTCTTTCTGAAGAGATCATGAGTAATCGTATTTTGCACATTTGCAAAGAGGAAGGCCTTACTCTGGATTCTGAGGTACAATAGTTGTTACCATTAAGCTTTTCACTGCATTCATTGTTAGCTTTGACACATTCCGTGTTGTTTATGCATCAATCTAGGCTCTTTCTACTCTGAGCTCCATCTCTCAAGGTGATCTTCGCCGTGCAATTACATATTTGCAGGTATTGCATTTCTCTTCTTTAACTTACATTTTACATTTATCTTTGTTTAGATTCGTCTCAAGGTGATTAATTTTGCCTCTATTTTATTTAGAGATCACAAATGTCTCAGATTCTCAAAATGAATAACTGCTTATCCATTTTTGTGTCTTTGAAATCTTTCAGAGTGCAGCTCGCTTATTTGGATCAACTATTTCTTCTGGAGACCTAATTAGTGTTTCTGGGGTATTGAATTTTCACTTATTCTCTTGCAAATTTTATTGTGTATTCCTTTTGGATTGCTTCTTGCAGTGTCCATCATTGTGTTcgaaaattatgaaaattttggGCTCATTTACTCTTGACACAAACACTCCATTCATGGCCATTTGGGGATGACCCTTATTAATTTATGCTTTACATAAATCGGCCAAGTTATTATCAAATGAATGTTGACTCATTATTTAGAAAACTTCTTTATCCCCTTCTGATTTGTGAATATCCTATGAAAATATCAGCGCATTCCTTAGGGTAAAGCATGTGAATTATAAGAATTCTGAATTGCTAAAACCACCATGAAGGAAACAAAAACCTTGCATTTCTAGTTGTCAATATGATTAATTAGTTTTCTAAAAATTATCTGAAAACATGAATTTTTTTGTTGCCATCTTTTTGTTGATTTTCCTGGTTGATATGATCTTAAATTCTAGGCACATCTTCGAGTCATTGAGTATACCTAAGTCATTCTTGCACTTTAAAGTCTGTCACATCTTGCTTACAAAGTTTTAATTTAGATTAATGATGTGCTATGCTTTAGCCTTCTGTCTACCCTATGTCAGACCTTGTCTTCTCTGCCTCTTCTTAGAGAATGGTTCCTGGTCTAGAAgaacctctctttttcttttttgggccaGCGAGGCGAAGGAGGTGTGGGTGGGGTTTGGTTTGGGGGGGAAGGCGGGGTTGCTTGGCTAAGATAGATCATGTAGAGATAAGATCGGTGTTTCcatccaccaccaccaccaactAGCCCTCTTTCTTGCCTGCAGTTGCCTTGGCGAGGTATTCAACACTGATTCATGGAAGGGTCATTTTTCACTTGGATAGCAAATTGCTTAGCATTTTCCAACACTAGTAGAGTGCATCTTGATAAAGCCTATCTGATGTCATTGGTATGCTGCCTGTGGCCTAATGATCAATCATTTGAGGAATGGCATGCTATTAAAGTCTGTTAATCATATGAACTCAAAAACTATTCAATGTTGTGTGAGTTGCTCTTTCTATAAATGAAGATCTATCAAATGACAGGCTGAAGATATTGTCTTCAATATGGAACACACCAACTGCATAAGGACTAGGGATTAAATTTCTTTGTAAAGCTAAATTAATTGATAAAGGATCTTTTGTTTTCATAATGTTTGCTCCTGCAGAATTTAATGCTGGGACATGTCACTTGCTTAGGAACTAAATAAAGAAAATTATTTCCGTGATTCACAATGTCTAAAAGATCCCCCTTTTTTAATGGTGCTAACtgattaatcaaaaaaaaaaggagaagaaagcaATATTGATTTGTTTGTTTCTAACTTTACAAAGCAGTGGCTTGTAAAGTCATATATTTTGCCATGCTCATCAGGTCCTTAAACTTTATTTTTCTTCGAAATTGTTTAGTATATGTGTTGTAGGGAAAAGCGAAAAGCAAAAGTCCATTTATCCATGTGTCATTACCAAGCAACAAAATTCATGTTGACTATTCTTTCTCTTATCTGACTTTCAATTCTTCTGTACTGCTGAAATACTAAAACCATGATGAATTAATGCTTATACATCAATGAAGCAAAGATCATTCAATTTGATACATCCATGTTTTGTcctttatattttatttcagttctgctgacattttttttttacataatttgTCAGGTAATCCCTCAGGATGTTGTTCAGTCACTGTTTATGGCTTGCAAATCTGGTGATTTTGATGTGGCAGACAAAGAAGTTAGTAATATAATTGCAGAGGGATATCCAGTTTCACAGATGCTTTGTCAGGTAACCATTTTATTACGCCATCTAATTCACTTTGATATCTCCTTTTTATTATTAATCTATAGCTGCTACTGATTCAATTTCAATTTCAGTTGTTAGAGTTGATTGTTAATGCAGATGATATATCAGATGAACAAAAGGCAAGAATTTGCAAGAAACTGGGTGAAGCAGATAAGGTTAGTGCAGATCCTGGCATTATTTGTCCCATGTTATCTTAGCCCTCTTGTACGCAACATGTAGCTCCTCTGCTGTCCTTGTGTTAGACATCTAACCTCAAGAAACTAGGGTCTGATGTCTACACCAATTAGCTACCCTTGTAAACATGATTCTCACAACACTGTTATGGCTATATGGGAAATGTGGCTCAAAACCATCGTGAACCTTTATATGTTTCCTTTAAATTATTATACTTTTGTTTTATGATGATCATTATTAGTCATTGTAATCGCATATCTGAGTAATAGTGAAATAGCAACAATCTGATGCTTCATATTGAaataaatgataatatttatttttaagtaATGATTATGATAGATGCAGTTTAGAGATATTAAATCAAAAGTAACATTGAATCCTGCAATAGCGGTTGCATTAGATAATAGCtgtttatgcagctatggcgcTCATAATGTACATATGAGGTCTGTTGTATGAAGGCCATTATATATTTCTCTAAAACTATTAATACTTGGGACATTCTAGTATGCATAtaagtgatatatatatatatatatattttaatgagatcttGTTCTGGACTTCTGCAGTGCCTGATTGATGGGGCAGATGAGTACTTGCAACTAATGGATGTGGCCTCTCACACTATGCGAGCTCTTTGCAACATGCCAGAGGAATTGCGTTTTGATTAATTAGGTTTTGGTAACAAAATGTAAAATTACCAAACTCCAGGGAGCTGGGACTACTTGAATCACTGAAATGCTTGTAGTATTAGAGCTTTAATGTTTTCAAAGCCCTTAATTTATTTGCAAAGTTTTCTGGCAGCAGAAATCTGAACACTCAGGTTTGCTGCTCACGTTCTTAtgttccatttctttaagctgtACACTTGCTATTTCTAGATAAATCTTTTGTCTGCATTCCAGCAGCTTCCTTGAAATCTTCTAGCAATCTTGAGATTTACTGGTTTTTCTGATATCTCAGCCTATGCATCATGTCTAACTGAGCATTTGTTTGGCTGGTATCTGGACAAGGTTGCTGTCTATGAATAGCCTATATGTGGCTGAGCATTGATACATGGCCTATGAATGTCATGTGAATTGCATAGACTACTAGAGCAGGCAACGTTTTTTGCCCTTGGGTTTCAACAAAGGATTTTAGGTTCTCCTTCTTGAGGGGTTACGGGTACCAGGAAGCACTGGATTATCAGTTTATCTATGTCAAAATGGgggggatcaccaattattatcAGGATTAATGTGAACAGTAAAATGTATGGTCTAGGTTTTGGTCTCTCAGATGTTCTTAAAAAGCCACTCTCTTGAAGCAAACGCAAACTGCTCTTTGAATTAATTACCCTACTATTGTTTTTTGTTTCCGTTTAATTAGGGTACTTTGGTTTGTGGTTGTTGTAGGGATTTTGTGATGTTTATGATTCTCTTATCGTGAAGACTTTCTGATTTTTGCAGTATCATGCTTATGAGATGGGATGCCATGAAGATAACTAATGCAAGTAGTTAATGAAAATTATGCACATTTGGATGTTCATGTTTATACCGATGAGCTGTCTTAAGTGAGGATGAAGCGACAAAATCTTTGAGATTTGTGTTTGATTTTAGGAGGTGTTTGGTTGGGAGAAGTGGGAGTCtgtaatcgaaatcgaaattggtgattttcattccaaccatttggtccgaaagagtcccattccgatttcgatttcagagTGGAATAGGAATTGCTTAgtctatataaaactcaatccctattctcctctatggattcaaatatggattcaaatttctatttcaattttgatttcgatttcgatcacgaaccaaatgcttcgaaGGATTTAGATTTggtcattccgatttcgattccaaattATTTCGATTCCTATTCTTATTTCAATTTTGGTTACGAATCAAACACTCCCTTGTATTCTTTGCGCATGCATATACCTATTTTACAAAGCTATTGTACATGATTTATTTTTTCAGGTACTTGCATAACGCAAAGATGGACAAGTACTCGTTCCTGGTGCTCATTTCTTTAATGTTAACAGTTAATGTGAATTTGAAGCTTAACATGAGTTACATTCATTCTGTTGAAAATATTAGTAGAAAAAAACTTATTTAGCTTTTGACTAGTGCTCTGTTCGGATTCATGCGTTCTTTATCTGAGGATAATCTCACACTGCGGTGGAAACTTCACTGAAATTAATTGGGAGCTGATGCTGGAAGAGGAGATACATGGGAGTGGAGAAGGTTACTTCTAGATTTTTTTGGAGATAGGAGATTCCAATAAAATCTTGTTTTATCTTATCGCCAAAAGGCTGAACGAGAGTTTCTGTAATTAGAAAATCTTTCTACCCAAtggctctttttctctctttgtgGCTAACCTCTTCCCCGACTTCATCTCATATTGGCGTATTTGTTGGATATCTGATAAAGGGCATCCAAAGAGGTCCGAAATATACAACCAGAAGTTCTTGCTGCTTTGCTCATTTTACTTGTTATAAATCTTTGATACGTGGTATGGTGTGACGCATTAGAACTAGTCTAATAGAGCCAGTGAGCAGACACCTCAAGGTCGTCCCACGTCTATGATAACTTTCTGAAAGGTGACGAAAGTGAAGGTGATCTCCTGGTTGACATGGAATGATTCTGAGTTGGAAAGATCCTCTTGATGTCATGCTTTTCTTCTCATCCTTGTGTTGGAGTGATGGAATTGGAATGCAGCCATGTGAACCGACAACAACCTCTCGGGGGAGGAAAAATTATCTCCTGCAGTGCATGCACTAGCATGGCAATGCATGCCACCAATCACTGAGGCGCATCGTTGGTTCTATTTATCATGCACTCGTCTCTTGGTGGCATGCATGGCGATGTAATACATGCAACGTAGAGAATAATTTCTTGAGAGCCTGAATTTTAGACGAAGGACATGGTGACCACCTTATTTGGATGGCAAATCTGATGCAGAGTGAAAGAAAATGTGGGAGATTGCTAAGGGTGCCTTTGGTTatactttttgattttaaaaaaaaatatatatatatatattttgatttttgctattgagtaaaagtaaaaaagtaaaaaatatgtttggtaactatgttgctataaagcaaaaagtaatatttggagatggcagatgaagagctcgacgagcaagaagggtttcaaaagggagggagaaggggatggggaggtgaagagctcgacgaaaaAGAAGAGTtcgggctctttactttttggtttagCGTTTTTGATGTGCGGAagcaaaaaaagcagaaaagcaaattttggaaagtaaaaaatttttgctttgcatataaagcaattattttgattttttttatttttactttttatttttcatggtattatcaaatattattttttgatttttatttttaaaaattaaaaaattaaaaaatatttttttaatgactaaccaaatgcaccctaaggGGTCGGATGAGTGTTTAAGAAAGGAGGATGAGCTTTGTTGCAATGGCGAAGTCAAGACATTGAAGGATCGTTGTCCTGGAACAGGAGGGGTGTGAGCTTGGATATCAATGGTGAGGAAGTGGTGGATTGTGTGTGGGGATGGGCGATTGGATCCCACACTAGTATGGAATGGATCCTGGCCGCTTGAGGGATCCATCAATTCTCATTCATTTCTCCAAATCATCGAATAATCACCTTTTTTTTCTTATGCCTTGATTGATtgggagagaagaatagaagagaaaagaaaaaaatgagagagagaattattattttttattggtTGGGAGTTTGCTCATAAAAGCAATGTAAAGGAAGAAGAGAAATGAAAAAGATACAAAtcttcttaaatttataatttttttcttctttaaatcgagtgaaattggagaaaaaagaatTAAAAGTTAGTAATTCTTTTATAAATTCCATCTTAcctttttaatcataaaaaataaaattaatattatattttaattctaaAACTTATTTTAAAGATCCCACCTAAGCCTTCCATCTGATTGAGACTCCCGCAgataaaaaaatcaacaaaaataaagagaaagatgaaaaaaatttaaaaataattttttttttgattcttttcttgAGTTTGTAAGTTCCTTTCAAAGATATTAtagtaaataaatattataatatttttttctttcttttctttattgcttccaataaaaaagagaaatttttttttttaaactctcaatcaaaaaaaaaaaataaatatatatatatatatatatatatatgtatgcgcgGCGGGCGCGCGCGCacgcatgtgtgtgtgtatagacacatacatatatatatatatagtgtgtgtatatacacacacatacatacatacatatacacacacatacatacatacatacatatatatatatatatatatatatacacacgcacatacatatatatatatatatatatatatatatatatatatatatatatattgccccCTCAAACTCTCAATTATGGAGGTCTTGCTTAGCCCAACCCATccccacaaaaaaaattaaaacaaaaatttCTGCATACCCCAGCAATGTATCTCACCCCCATCTCCAACAAGTTTTCAGCTCCCAGCCGAGGGAACCACCGAACCATCACTGGCGTGGTTCCGCTGGAACACCACAACCTTAAATATTCGTCTCGCACTTGCGAGGGTATGTTGTCCCGCGTTCTGTTTACCGCACTCTCCACCCTCGCCCTTCCCTCGTGCCCCATCCCCGCTGCTTTTCGTGCCAAGAAAAACTCCAcctccttcctcctctcctcTTAGCCCATGTACCCTGCCTCCCCCTCTCTCCCCTCCTCAGGTACTCCTCTCTCTGTTTccctctcctctcctcctccatttcctcttctcttttctttctaatttcTTGCTAGGTCTACATTTCGATCCTCCGATCTCAGTGTCCTCTGATCCATGGCAGATTCGCGCTTCAAATGGCGTAAGAGGAAGCGATGCAGTAATCCCAAGCGCCTGAAGCCCCACGACAACGGCGAggacgacgacgacgacgacgaaGACGAGGCCGCTACAAGGGAGGTGGCAGAAGAGGATGAAGACCATGACTCCCAGGCCAACAATCCGTCCTCCGACCCCGTCCTCGACCTCCGTGAGGCCGAAGTTCTCCCCGACACCGGCCAACGCATCTCTGACTTCCCCGCCGTCCTCCGCCGGTTCGTCAATCGCCCCCACtcctccgtcctcgacctcgtcgCCGCcgagctctccctctcctcctccttctcTGCTTCCGCCGGCTCGAGGCCTTGGGCCGCTCCCCTTCTTGAAAACATCTCCCACGGCCAGCTCCAGGCTCTCTCCACTGTCCTCCCGGACAACCCCTCATTGCTCCAGCCGCCCGATCTCGACAAGCCCTCGGCCTATGTCTGCACTCCACTGCCACACATGGAAGGGAAGGGCGTCGTGAAGTGGCTTGGGAGGGAGCAACACATGGTCCTCCCCATGCATGCTGGTCGGTGCCTCCTCTTTGCTCATTCTTTCTTCtttcattcaaaatatttgattgcATGCTTCAAGTTGATTTCTTGGGGTGTACAGACTGGTTCTCGCCAATGACGGTGCACCGGCTGGAGAGGCAAGTGGTACCGCACTTCTTCTCGGGGAAGTCGAGCGACCACACGCCAGAGAGGTACATGACGCTACGGAACAAGATAGTGTTCAAGTACTGGGAGAATCCTGGAAAGAGGCTATCTTTTGTTGATTGCCAGAGGCTTGTTGCCAACAAAGAGCTTTACGATCTGAGCCGGATTGTGCGGTTCCTGGATCATTCCGGAATCATTAATTACCTCGCCACCTCGTCAATGCATCGCGGGCTCAGAATGGCTGGTTCTCTTCTAAATGAGGAAAGTACCGGGGAGCTTCAGCTAAAGACTGGACCTCTGAGATCCATTGACAGTCTGGTGTTGTTTGATAGGCCAAAGTGTAGTCTTAGGGTGGAGGATTTCGCTTTGCTGTCATCTTCGTCTTCTTCTGCATCACTGGATTCTGATTCTGGACTTTCTGATTTGGACAATAGAATCCGGGTGCGGCTATGGGAACATGCATGCAATTACTGCTCTCGGCCTCTGCCCAATTTGCACTATCAGTCACAGAAGGAGGTCTGATTTACTCCACAGTTCAAAGCTGTACTGCAGGGCATTATGCTTATATAATCctctttctaaattttaatttatttcttgatTTTCTGACCACATATTTTACATAAAATACTGATGACCAGGTTAGATGctcaggggaaaaaaaaaagatcctgaATATGACAGCATCACACTTGATAATGCTCTTTTGCCCATGGGCGATATTTTTTCAATTAGTATCTAATGCTACACTCAGTTTGAATATATAGATCATCTCCTTCCCCACCCAACTTCTATTTTTAAGTAACAATAATGTAGGAATAGTGTATGCCTTATCCCATTATGTTGGAGCTGCATTTATCATCTGAACCATTGTTACCTGGACACCTTAGAAGTTTTTTGCCGTGTCCAGTCACTTGGACACTCCACATCCAAATACTACATGACACTTCTTGAAGCTTCAAGTCAATGAATCGAGATGATATCATGGTTTCATAACAATTTTTCGCACCTATACCTGGAAGTTTTCAAATCTAGTGTAATATTTAGCACATGATTTATGAATTCCATGAAGTTGTAATGCAATTGATCCAacaaattatatattatatgcaTATATTTAAACATATTTAAGTACACATCTATGTAATATCAATGTGTCCCCGTGTCTGATCCTTTGAAAGATTCCATATCCGACAGTTCTGGACACATGGATACTTGACACCCATGACATTGGTCCAGGTGACATTGATCCTAACCATTTCCAGATCATTTCTTATTACCTTTTGATTCTTCTTTGGTCCTCATATTGCCAGTGAATGTGTTTACACCAAGTCAGTATCTTATGCACGTTTAACTGTCCTTCCAATCGTTACTAGACATCTGCCTTACATTTCTTATCTATATGTTGCTTGTTATTATTGACCATGCTCCCAACATGACGTTATGATCAATGAAAACAATGGTGTTGGTGGGATTGCTCACCAGGTACCTCAATCTGAAGTATATGGTCTTTGAAGCTTACTTGGAAGGCTCAAGATGAACTTGGATGCCGTGCCATAAGAGAAAGTTGGGAAAATGCATGGATTGCATTGGTTCCCTTATAAGGGTGGTAGCTTGATATACACTCTTTGAAATATGATGCTCACATAGAAAGCTCAAGATGGGCTTTTATATACGTAACAGTTTGGGAAAAAGCGTGGAGTGGGTTAATTCACGTATAAGGGCGGTAGCTGGACATATTGCATATGATTGTTGTAAGTAACCATGGTGTAGAGGATTTACTAGGACGCAAGTATATGTAACTAAATTGATCTGTTTAGATATATCTAGATTCAATACTTTTTAGCAAAGTTTATCATTTCAGTATTGGATCCCATGCCGGTACCATCCTGTTACCATGTTGATATGCGGTTTGGTACAGTAGAAGATAGCGCTCTGAGTGTCGATATGCTACAAGACACCATACTGGTTTGGTACCGGTATGGTATAGTATGCGGTTCAGTATCGGACTGTATGGGGTAGTATGGCAAACCATGTTGCAGTGATAGTTTTTGGGTTGTTTGTCTAGGATTTTTCTGGTGTTGTACTTAGACTTATATTTATCTGCTATTAGGTGGCTGGTCATGTCTATCAATAGAGAGATATAGTGGCAGATTTATTTCCTGTATATGAGTCCAAAAAAGGACTCAAATTGACCCTTAAAGATGGGGCCAGATATAGCTATTTATTAGGTGGTCATTTTGGTTGTTTGGGATTTATTTTCTCTAAATTAAAGAGTTAGGATGGTATTGGGAATCTTGAAGAAATTgtatggattttttatttgaggaAAAAGGGTAGGCTGCGggtccctctttttcaaaaaaatattctccTCTTGCTTGTTCTCTTTGTTCCTACTCTACttcatttttcattttctttctccttccttgAGTTCCATACAGCCATACGCTAGATTTTCTGTTACCTGAACTAAGAGTCAGATCTGTAGTGAACTGATGCaccgattttttttaaaaaaaatatttttaatcaggaAGAACGTTAGCAGGTGCAAGACTGAATTTACATTACTTGCTGAGTAGGTGGCTGCAAACTTGAAATAATTCAGATCAGAACTCAGATCTGAGTTGGAGTGAAAAGCTGGATTAGTCATGTTTATGCTCCAAGTTTCTGATAGGCTGCATCACCCTTAGGCAGTCTGCTGTAGAAATGCTTTTTAACTTCATCTTTTGATAAAAGAATTGAAGAATCAAAAGGTAGGGAAAGAGaaggaatagatggaagaaagaAGGTGCAGATGTCTGGTTATCAGATCTAACCAAACACCCTTCTCCCTAATTACAGAATTAGGGCATGCTCTAGCAGCTGGTGCAAACTTGGCATCAATTTGTATACAGGTGGTTCTGCATTGATGACCGTTCATAATGACCTGCTCAATCCTTTCATGAAGGCTTGTTGACTTAGAAATTTCCTCCATGTCCAATCACGTTTTGATGGTATTGGTTTGGAGGATGATGATGGTGATGATACGTGCTTTCAGCACCTACGTCTGTGTAACTATGTTGGGAACAGCAAAATTAACTACACTTTAGTGTAAAATGGGGTTGTTGACTGTCAAGGAATCacaattttcttagaaaaatgcTCCTCAGAGATTGGAACTCCTGTGATGTTACATTTATTGGTCCTATAAATATTTGTATTCAAGAAAGATAGCCGCCAAAAAGATTCCTGGATTTATGCTTTGATATCTGAACTCTGCAAATGCCTAACTAGTTTTATAGACGATAGTTTTGATGGACTTGTATCAGAAAAAGAATGGTTTGCCATGAAAATCTGAAGTTTCTTGTGCTTGTGATTACGCCATCTTCTAATCAGCAAAAAGATAATGCCAGCTTCTTGTTTTTAGTGCCTACCAGGTTTTATGATGTGATTCATGGTAACTTGTATGCAATCTCGTATTAAAATGGTCCATTAAATTCTTGAAGCATCATACTACTACATGTTTTGCAACCTGGCCTAATtacataattttcataatattAGCTTCTTTTCTTGACATATTTTGGAGAATTTAACGGGCAATGCTAGATACCTCCATTGTGATGTAAAATGGGTATATTCATGCATCATCGTGGTCATCAAATTTATGATACTTCATGAGTAGTCTTCGTTTTTTATTGTAATTCAACAGGCTGATGTAATGCTTTGCTCAGACTGCT from Elaeis guineensis isolate ETL-2024a chromosome 9, EG11, whole genome shotgun sequence includes these protein-coding regions:
- the LOC140851747 gene encoding replication factor C subunit 2; its protein translation is MAPIVPSSQPWVEKYRPKQVKDVAHQDEVVRVLTNTLETANCPHMLFYGPPGTGKTTTALAIAHQLYGPEMYKSRVLELNASDDRGINVVRTKIKDFAAVAVGSGSRQGGYPCPPYKIIILDEADSMTEDAQNALRRTMETYSKVTRFFFICNYISRIIEPLASRCAKFRFKPLSEEIMSNRILHICKEEGLTLDSEALSTLSSISQGDLRRAITYLQSAARLFGSTISSGDLISVSGVIPQDVVQSLFMACKSGDFDVADKEVSNIIAEGYPVSQMLCQLLELIVNADDISDEQKARICKKLGEADKCLIDGADEYLQLMDVASHTMRALCNMPEELRFD